The following proteins come from a genomic window of Neptunomonas concharum:
- a CDS encoding helix-turn-helix domain-containing protein, translating to MPIKREYQRLTQRTRQMLSAAETANVDFKREASGVKSSDLVALANAPFGGTLLIGVDEFTTEDGVQRGKIVGCEVDDNARLMIINKATDCYPNVEIQIYIENLRLKPVMRIEVPSGNLKPYCSPRGEYSIRTEGRNRALYPEELLLVFMDREGEKFLSRFRTAVSQLESQVGGINLSLSRDMSAVAEHIHDLDDQLQRTLGRLGSLTDSTKKRSRNLLQTLKDSQESLEKLERHLLETSYIETQQRALQRLEEKMDRLSESLTQDKKSHIDG from the coding sequence ATGCCTATTAAGCGAGAGTATCAGCGTCTGACACAACGGACCCGTCAGATGCTGTCTGCTGCCGAAACGGCTAATGTGGATTTCAAGCGTGAGGCCAGTGGCGTCAAAAGCAGTGATCTAGTGGCACTTGCCAATGCGCCTTTTGGAGGCACGCTGCTTATTGGTGTTGATGAGTTCACTACCGAAGACGGCGTGCAAAGAGGTAAAATCGTTGGCTGTGAAGTTGATGATAATGCACGCCTAATGATTATAAATAAGGCAACTGACTGCTATCCCAATGTGGAGATTCAGATCTACATTGAAAACTTACGCCTTAAGCCGGTGATGAGAATCGAGGTTCCTAGTGGCAATCTAAAGCCTTATTGCTCTCCTCGTGGTGAGTACTCCATTAGAACAGAAGGGCGGAATAGGGCGCTCTACCCTGAGGAGTTACTTTTGGTGTTTATGGATCGGGAGGGGGAGAAGTTTCTTTCGCGGTTTCGAACGGCTGTTTCTCAACTAGAAAGCCAAGTTGGTGGTATCAACTTATCGTTAAGCCGTGATATGAGCGCGGTTGCTGAGCATATTCATGATCTGGATGATCAGCTTCAAAGAACGCTGGGGCGATTAGGTAGCCTAACCGATAGTACCAAAAAGCGTTCTCGTAACTTGTTGCAAACTCTAAAAGATAGCCAAGAGAGTTTAGAAAAACTTGAACGGCATCTGCTTGAAACCTCCTATATTGAAACTCAGCAACGAGCGCTGCAGCGCCTTGAAGAAAAAATGGATCGTTTAAGTGAGTCTTTAACTCAAGATAAAAAGAGCCATATAGATGGCTAA
- the pepN gene encoding aminopeptidase N, which yields MPQQPQVIYLKDYQVPEFLIEKTDLRFELQADATLVKARLQIRRNPQSLSKNSALVLQGDKDLVLCRVAVNDQVLAEQDYRRSEESLSINDVPDVFVLETVTEIYPDQNTALEGLYRSDGMYCTQCEAEGFRRITFYLDRPDVMSVFTTTIEADKAAYPVLLSNGNPVASGDADGDRHWVTWEDPFPKPAYLFALVAGDLAFIEDRYVTGSGREVTLQIFAAEKDLDKLDYAMISLKKSMRWDEEVYGREYDLDIYMIVAVDFFNMGAMENKGLNIFNTSCVLAHPETTTDAGFQRVEGVVAHEYFHNWSGNRVTCRDWFQLSLKEGFTVFRDAEFSADMNSRTVKRVEDVSLLRTAQFAEDAGPMAHPIRPASFIEISNFYTMTIYEKGAEVVRMIHTLLGAENFRKGSDLYFERHDGQAVTTDDFVQAMEDASGIDLSQFRLWYSQAGTPVIDVSDEYDASQQIYTLILKQRCPATPGQSEKAPFHIPVSVGLLGKSGQDMMLSNGETTQVLELKEAEQRFSFTEIEEKPIPSLLRSFSAPVKLHYGYQRDDLVFLMSHDSDGFNRWEAAQKLGVDILQELIGEYQAGNELVLDNRLTAAYRAVLTDLSLDQAMVSKVLTLPTEAYLSELSDIIDVDAIHAVREFVIKTLAEALSSELIAVYDRCNVSEKYAPDATSIARRALKNLALSYLMKTGKPEQLERALTQFQDADNMTDSMAALALVVHSPYAKAAEVILEQFYLRWKNEPLVVNQWLSVQASNPSKGALNTVKQLMQHESFNMRNPNKVRSLISGFSSLNPVNFHAMDGSGYRFLADQIIELNNLNPQIASRLVTPLTRWKRYPADRQGMMREELQRIMDSGELSRDVFEVVSKSLA from the coding sequence ATGCCACAGCAGCCGCAAGTGATTTACCTTAAAGACTATCAGGTTCCTGAGTTTTTAATCGAAAAAACCGATTTACGTTTTGAACTGCAAGCCGACGCGACACTCGTTAAAGCGCGTTTACAGATTAGACGCAACCCCCAAAGCCTCTCTAAGAATAGCGCGCTGGTGCTGCAAGGGGATAAGGATCTGGTTCTGTGTCGAGTAGCGGTTAATGATCAGGTACTTGCTGAACAAGACTATCGTCGTTCCGAAGAAAGCTTATCAATTAACGATGTGCCTGATGTTTTTGTATTAGAAACGGTCACAGAAATTTATCCGGACCAGAATACAGCACTTGAGGGGTTATATCGCTCTGATGGTATGTACTGTACTCAGTGCGAGGCTGAAGGATTTCGACGTATCACCTTTTATTTGGATCGCCCCGATGTGATGTCGGTATTTACCACGACAATAGAAGCCGATAAAGCCGCGTATCCTGTTTTGCTCTCCAACGGTAATCCGGTAGCGAGTGGCGATGCTGATGGTGATCGGCACTGGGTAACTTGGGAAGACCCTTTCCCCAAGCCTGCTTATCTATTTGCTTTGGTGGCAGGGGATCTGGCATTTATCGAAGACCGTTATGTTACGGGTAGTGGTCGTGAAGTCACCTTGCAAATCTTTGCTGCAGAAAAAGACTTAGACAAGCTTGATTATGCGATGATTTCCCTGAAAAAGTCGATGCGTTGGGATGAAGAGGTTTATGGGCGGGAATACGATCTCGATATCTATATGATTGTCGCTGTAGACTTTTTTAACATGGGGGCCATGGAGAATAAGGGCTTAAATATTTTTAACACCTCCTGTGTTTTAGCACACCCTGAAACGACGACTGATGCTGGTTTCCAGCGAGTAGAAGGCGTCGTTGCCCATGAGTATTTTCATAACTGGTCGGGCAATCGCGTGACCTGTCGGGATTGGTTTCAGTTAAGCCTTAAAGAGGGCTTTACGGTGTTTCGTGACGCTGAGTTTTCAGCGGATATGAACTCTCGAACTGTCAAGCGCGTTGAAGATGTATCACTCCTGCGTACTGCGCAGTTTGCAGAAGATGCCGGCCCAATGGCTCACCCGATTCGGCCTGCGTCTTTTATCGAAATTTCCAACTTTTACACAATGACCATCTATGAGAAGGGCGCTGAGGTGGTTCGTATGATCCATACGCTGTTGGGCGCTGAAAACTTCCGTAAAGGTAGTGATCTCTATTTTGAGCGTCATGACGGCCAAGCGGTAACCACTGATGACTTTGTGCAGGCGATGGAAGATGCGTCTGGGATTGATCTTAGCCAGTTTCGCCTTTGGTACTCCCAAGCGGGCACACCGGTGATCGACGTATCGGATGAGTATGACGCGTCTCAGCAAATCTATACCTTGATCCTCAAGCAACGTTGTCCAGCGACTCCTGGGCAGAGTGAAAAAGCACCGTTCCATATCCCCGTGAGTGTAGGCTTACTGGGAAAAAGTGGGCAGGATATGATGCTGTCTAATGGCGAAACTACCCAAGTGCTTGAGCTAAAAGAGGCTGAGCAACGTTTCTCCTTTACAGAGATCGAAGAAAAGCCCATTCCTTCATTACTGAGAAGCTTCTCAGCACCCGTAAAACTCCATTACGGCTATCAGCGAGATGATCTGGTTTTCTTGATGAGCCATGATTCAGATGGCTTTAATCGTTGGGAGGCGGCACAAAAGCTGGGTGTTGATATCCTTCAAGAATTAATTGGCGAGTATCAGGCCGGTAATGAACTGGTGTTAGATAATCGACTGACGGCAGCTTATCGCGCGGTACTCACTGATCTATCTTTAGATCAGGCAATGGTTTCCAAAGTGCTCACATTACCGACAGAAGCCTATTTGAGTGAGCTATCGGATATTATAGATGTCGATGCTATTCATGCTGTACGTGAATTCGTGATTAAAACATTAGCAGAAGCGTTGTCGTCTGAGTTAATTGCTGTTTATGACCGCTGTAATGTATCTGAAAAGTATGCTCCGGATGCTACAAGCATTGCTCGGCGAGCATTAAAGAATCTCGCTCTCAGCTACCTGATGAAAACCGGTAAACCAGAGCAGTTGGAGCGTGCACTGACGCAGTTTCAGGACGCTGATAACATGACAGATAGCATGGCAGCGTTGGCATTAGTTGTGCACTCGCCCTACGCAAAAGCAGCCGAAGTAATCTTAGAGCAGTTCTATCTTCGCTGGAAAAATGAGCCTCTGGTTGTGAACCAATGGTTATCGGTGCAAGCGTCTAACCCGAGTAAAGGGGCACTAAATACCGTAAAACAGCTGATGCAGCACGAGTCATTTAATATGCGTAACCCAAATAAGGTGCGTAGCTTGATTTCTGGATTTAGCAGTTTAAATCCCGTTAACTTCCATGCAATGGATGGCAGCGGGTATCGTTTCCTGGCTGATCAGATTATTGAGCTCAATAATCTCAACCCTCAAATAGCCTCCCGCTTAGTTACGCCATTGACTCGATGGAAACGCTACCCTGCTGATCGCCAGGGGATGATGAGGGAAGAGCTGCAGCGGATTATGGATTCTGGCGAGTTGTCGCGTGATGTTTTTGAAGTTGTTAGCAAAAGTTTGGCGTGA